One Arthrobacter sp. StoSoilB19 DNA window includes the following coding sequences:
- the glyA gene encoding serine hydroxymethyltransferase — MSAPAEVGAFEQVASPSLNADLSVLDPEVAAKIDDELGRQRDGLEMIASENHTAAAVMQAQGSVLTNKYAEGYPGKRYYGGCEHVDVIEQLAIDRVKDLFGAGFANVQPHSGAQANASVMHALIKPGDTIMGLNLAHGGHLTHGMRINFSGRLYNVVPYQVREDTHTIDMAEVERLAQEHKPQLIVAGWSAYARQLDFAEFRRIADSVGAYLMVDMAHFAGLVAAGLHPSPVPHAHVTTSTTHKTLAGPRGGIILTNDADIAKKINSAVFPGQQGGPLEHVIAGKAVAFKIAASEEFRERQERVLAGARLLAERLVQPDVTAKGISVISGGTDVHLVLVDLRNCDLDGQQAEDRLAAIDITVNRNAVPFDPRPPMVTSGLRIGTPALATRGFGEDAFREVADIIAQALIADADADLSGLRHRVEVLASAHPLYPGVAPLS; from the coding sequence GTGAGCGCCCCGGCAGAAGTGGGCGCCTTCGAGCAGGTGGCCTCCCCAAGCCTGAACGCCGACCTGTCCGTCCTGGACCCTGAGGTTGCCGCGAAGATTGACGACGAGCTTGGCCGCCAGCGCGACGGCCTGGAGATGATCGCGTCCGAGAACCACACGGCCGCTGCGGTCATGCAGGCCCAGGGCTCGGTCCTGACCAACAAGTACGCCGAAGGCTACCCCGGCAAGCGCTACTACGGCGGCTGCGAGCACGTGGACGTCATCGAGCAACTCGCCATCGACCGGGTCAAGGACCTCTTCGGCGCCGGGTTCGCCAACGTCCAACCACACTCCGGTGCACAGGCCAACGCCTCCGTCATGCACGCCCTGATCAAGCCCGGCGACACCATCATGGGCCTCAACCTGGCGCACGGCGGCCACCTGACCCACGGCATGCGGATCAACTTCTCCGGCAGGCTCTACAACGTGGTCCCGTACCAGGTCCGCGAGGACACCCACACCATCGACATGGCAGAGGTGGAACGGCTGGCCCAGGAGCACAAGCCTCAGCTGATCGTGGCCGGCTGGTCCGCTTACGCCCGCCAGCTGGACTTCGCAGAATTCCGCCGGATCGCCGACTCCGTGGGGGCCTACCTGATGGTGGATATGGCGCACTTCGCCGGACTGGTGGCGGCCGGGCTGCACCCGTCGCCGGTGCCGCACGCCCACGTCACCACGTCCACCACGCACAAGACCCTGGCCGGTCCGCGCGGCGGCATCATCCTGACCAACGACGCCGACATCGCCAAGAAGATCAACTCGGCTGTGTTTCCCGGTCAGCAGGGTGGCCCGCTGGAACACGTGATCGCCGGCAAGGCCGTGGCGTTCAAGATCGCAGCGTCCGAAGAGTTCCGCGAGCGGCAGGAGCGAGTCCTTGCCGGTGCCCGCCTCCTGGCGGAACGCCTGGTCCAGCCGGACGTCACCGCCAAGGGCATCAGCGTGATCTCGGGCGGCACCGACGTGCACCTGGTCCTCGTTGACCTGCGCAACTGCGACCTCGACGGGCAGCAGGCCGAAGACCGGCTCGCCGCCATTGACATCACCGTCAACCGCAACGCCGTTCCCTTCGACCCCCGCCCGCCGATGGTCACCTCAGGCCTGCGCATCGGCACGCCCGCACTGGCCACCCGCGGGTTCGGCGAGGACGCCTTCCGCGAGGTTGCGGACATCATCGCCCAAGCTTTGATCGCCGACGCCGACGCCGACCTCTCCGGTCTGCGTCACCGCGTCGAGGTCCTGGCTTCGGCGC
- the gcvH gene encoding glycine cleavage system protein GcvH, which yields MSKVVSELKYSAEHEWVAVDGSGPAGIGISAVAADALGDIVYVDLPEVGSTVTAGETCGEVESTKSVSDLYAPVTGEVTEINDGVVTDPALINSDPYGAGWLFKVAVTEEGPLMSAEEYAAANGGEL from the coding sequence ATGAGCAAAGTTGTTTCTGAACTGAAGTACTCCGCCGAGCACGAGTGGGTTGCTGTTGACGGATCCGGCCCAGCGGGGATCGGGATTTCCGCCGTTGCTGCCGACGCCCTGGGCGACATCGTGTACGTGGACCTCCCCGAGGTCGGCTCCACCGTGACGGCCGGCGAGACCTGCGGCGAGGTGGAATCCACCAAATCCGTCTCCGACCTCTACGCCCCCGTGACCGGTGAGGTCACCGAGATCAACGACGGCGTGGTCACGGACCCCGCCCTGATCAACAGCGATCCCTACGGTGCGGGCTGGCTCTTCAAGGTGGCCGTTACCGAGGAAGGCCCGCTCATGTCGGCAGAGGAATACGCCGCAGCAAACGGCGGCGAGCTGTGA
- the gcvT gene encoding glycine cleavage system aminomethyltransferase GcvT, whose translation MTENYTALFEQHKKAGASFTDFGGWQMPLKYESELAEHHAVRRAAGLFDLSHMGEVWVTGPDAAAFLDYALAGKLSAVAVGKAKYSLICNADGGIIDDLITYRRPSPEEGVDRYLVVPNAGNAAVVAKELLERAAAFDVTVEDASANTSLIAVQGPNSEAILLTLVPAEQHALLTGLKYYAAVEVGIAVNGTVQDLLVARTGYTGEDGFEIYVPNLDAPALWEALLQAGEGSGLVPAGLAARDSLRLEAGMPLYGNELSRHVNAYAAGLGPVVSLAKESGFVGKDALAAIKAAGVGSSIGQKLVGLKGAGRRAARAHYPVLKDGTLVGEVTSGQPSPTLGYPIAMAYVDVEFAEVGTVLDIDLRGKPERFEVVPLPFYKRQK comes from the coding sequence ATGACTGAGAACTACACCGCTCTTTTCGAGCAGCACAAGAAGGCCGGGGCCTCGTTCACGGACTTCGGCGGGTGGCAGATGCCGCTCAAGTACGAGTCTGAACTCGCGGAACACCATGCCGTGCGCAGGGCGGCCGGCCTGTTCGACCTCTCCCACATGGGCGAGGTCTGGGTGACCGGCCCCGACGCCGCCGCCTTCCTGGACTACGCCCTTGCCGGCAAACTGTCCGCGGTGGCCGTGGGCAAGGCAAAGTACTCGCTGATCTGCAACGCCGATGGCGGCATCATCGACGACCTCATCACCTACCGCCGGCCATCCCCCGAAGAGGGCGTGGACAGGTACCTGGTGGTGCCCAACGCGGGCAACGCCGCAGTGGTGGCCAAGGAACTGCTGGAACGCGCCGCCGCCTTCGACGTCACTGTGGAGGACGCCTCCGCCAACACCTCGCTGATCGCCGTCCAGGGACCGAATTCCGAAGCGATCCTCCTGACGCTGGTCCCGGCCGAACAGCACGCACTGCTCACCGGGCTCAAGTACTACGCCGCCGTCGAGGTGGGCATCGCCGTCAACGGTACGGTCCAGGACCTGCTCGTGGCCCGGACCGGCTACACCGGCGAGGACGGCTTCGAGATCTACGTTCCCAACCTGGACGCCCCCGCACTGTGGGAGGCCCTGCTCCAGGCCGGCGAAGGCTCCGGCCTGGTTCCAGCCGGACTGGCCGCACGCGACTCGCTCCGCCTCGAAGCCGGGATGCCGCTCTACGGCAACGAACTCTCCCGCCACGTCAACGCCTACGCGGCCGGTCTGGGCCCCGTGGTGTCGCTGGCGAAGGAGAGCGGCTTCGTAGGCAAGGACGCCCTGGCCGCCATCAAGGCCGCAGGAGTCGGTTCAAGCATCGGGCAGAAGCTGGTGGGCCTCAAGGGTGCCGGACGCCGCGCTGCCCGCGCCCATTACCCCGTCCTCAAGGACGGCACCCTGGTGGGCGAAGTAACCTCCGGCCAGCCCTCCCCCACCCTCGGATACCCCATCGCCATGGCCTACGTCGACGTCGAATTTGCTGAAGTCGGGACCGTCCTGGACATCGACCTCCGCGGCAAGCCCGAGCGCTTCGAAGTCGTCCCCCTCCCCTTTTACAAGCGCCAGAAGTAA
- the gcvP gene encoding aminomethyl-transferring glycine dehydrogenase: MTIHSHPTSFVDRHIGARRQADIDTMLKAIGYDSLDGLVDVAVPAPIRQETALKLTDALSEVEVLTELRKLAAKNKTAVQMIGQGYYDTVTPPVIRRNILESPAWYTAYTPYQPEISQGRLEALLNFQTMVQDLTALPVANASLLDEATAVAEAVLLMRRANKSKAAKDGKTVLDADCLPQTIAIVLGRAEALGFEVEVADLSKGLPDGDINGVVLQQPGVSGRVWDQSAVIAEAKERGALVTVAADLLALTLITPPGEQGADIAVGSTQRFGVPLFFGGPHAAYMAVQKGMERTLPGRIVGVSKDNAGTPAYRLALQTREQHIRREKATSNICTAQALLAIVSSFYAVYHGPDGLKAIAETVHHKARVLATALTSLGRELVTDSFFDTLTVRVPGKAAKVITAAEARGINLRFIDPDTVGVSVDETTTAATLSAVAVAFGAGPVGDAQGFELPDTIVRTSAYLQHPVFNTHRSETQLLRYIRKLSDRDLALDRTMIPLGSCTMKLNATAEMEAISWPEFASIHPFAPDSQTEGWRELIAGLEADLAEITGYDQVSIQPNAGSQGELAGLLAIRGYHHSRGEQQRNVCLIPASAHGTNAASAVLAGMKVVVVATAADGTIDHDDLTAKIEANKDVLSCIMITYPSTHGVYDSDVREVCDAIHAAGGQVYVDGANLNALVGLAQPGQFGGDVSHLNLHKTFCIPHGGGGPGVGPVAAKAHLAPFMPGDANKAAHEAGHGVAISASRFGSAGVLPISWAYVKLMGGEGLTEATKSALLAANYVASRLNEYFPVLYTGEGGLVAHECILDLRELTAKTGVTAEDVAKRLIDFGFHAPTLSFPVAGTLMVEPTESEDLAEIDRFIEAMISIRKEIDQVASGDITLEASPVRNAPHTAAAVVSSGWDRAYPREQAAFPVASLRQDKYFPPVGRIDGAAGDRNLVCSCPPLEAFEDSTAEFEN, from the coding sequence ATGACGATTCATTCGCATCCAACATCGTTTGTTGACCGCCATATCGGCGCGCGCCGCCAGGCCGACATCGACACCATGCTCAAGGCCATCGGCTACGACAGCCTGGATGGCCTGGTTGACGTGGCCGTCCCCGCGCCCATCCGCCAGGAAACTGCGCTCAAGCTGACCGACGCCCTCAGCGAGGTTGAAGTCCTCACGGAACTGCGGAAGCTTGCCGCCAAGAACAAGACGGCAGTCCAGATGATCGGCCAGGGCTACTACGACACCGTGACTCCGCCGGTGATCCGCCGCAACATCCTGGAATCCCCGGCCTGGTACACCGCCTACACGCCCTACCAGCCGGAGATTTCCCAGGGCCGGCTTGAGGCGCTGCTGAACTTCCAGACCATGGTGCAGGACCTGACGGCGCTCCCGGTAGCCAACGCTTCCTTGCTGGACGAGGCAACGGCGGTGGCCGAGGCCGTGCTGCTGATGCGCCGCGCCAACAAGTCCAAGGCAGCGAAGGACGGCAAGACGGTGCTCGACGCCGACTGCCTCCCCCAGACCATCGCCATCGTGCTGGGCCGGGCGGAGGCGCTCGGCTTCGAGGTGGAGGTCGCCGACCTGTCCAAGGGCCTGCCCGACGGCGACATCAACGGCGTCGTCCTGCAGCAGCCCGGCGTCTCCGGCCGCGTCTGGGACCAGTCCGCCGTCATCGCCGAAGCCAAGGAGCGCGGCGCGCTGGTCACCGTGGCTGCGGACCTGCTGGCCCTGACACTGATCACCCCTCCGGGCGAGCAGGGCGCGGACATTGCCGTCGGCTCCACCCAGCGTTTTGGCGTGCCGCTGTTCTTTGGGGGGCCGCACGCCGCCTACATGGCCGTCCAAAAGGGAATGGAACGTACCCTCCCGGGCAGGATCGTGGGCGTCTCCAAGGACAACGCCGGCACGCCTGCCTACCGGTTGGCCCTGCAGACCCGCGAGCAGCACATCCGCCGCGAGAAGGCCACGTCCAACATCTGCACCGCCCAGGCGCTGCTGGCCATCGTGTCCTCCTTCTACGCCGTTTACCACGGCCCCGACGGCCTGAAGGCGATCGCAGAGACCGTCCACCACAAGGCCAGGGTCCTGGCAACAGCACTCACGTCACTGGGCCGCGAACTGGTCACGGACTCCTTCTTCGACACCCTCACCGTCCGCGTTCCGGGCAAGGCCGCCAAGGTGATCACCGCCGCTGAAGCCCGCGGCATCAACCTGCGCTTCATCGATCCGGACACGGTGGGCGTCTCCGTTGATGAGACGACGACGGCGGCAACACTTTCCGCCGTCGCCGTCGCCTTTGGCGCCGGTCCGGTGGGTGACGCCCAGGGATTCGAACTGCCCGACACCATTGTGCGCACCTCGGCCTACCTGCAGCACCCGGTCTTCAACACGCACCGGTCTGAAACCCAGCTGCTGCGTTACATCCGCAAGCTCTCGGACCGCGACCTGGCGCTGGACCGCACCATGATCCCGCTGGGTTCATGCACCATGAAGCTGAACGCCACGGCCGAGATGGAAGCCATTTCCTGGCCGGAGTTCGCCTCGATCCACCCGTTCGCCCCGGACTCCCAGACCGAAGGCTGGCGCGAACTCATCGCCGGCCTGGAAGCGGACCTCGCCGAGATCACCGGGTATGACCAGGTGTCCATCCAGCCCAACGCGGGCTCGCAGGGCGAACTCGCCGGGCTGCTCGCGATCCGCGGCTACCACCATTCCCGGGGCGAGCAGCAGCGCAACGTCTGCCTGATCCCGGCCTCGGCGCACGGCACCAACGCCGCCTCCGCCGTGCTCGCGGGCATGAAGGTGGTCGTCGTGGCCACGGCTGCCGACGGCACCATCGACCACGACGACCTGACGGCCAAGATCGAGGCCAACAAGGACGTCCTGTCCTGCATCATGATCACCTACCCCTCCACCCACGGCGTGTACGACTCCGATGTCCGCGAGGTGTGCGACGCGATCCACGCCGCGGGCGGCCAGGTGTACGTTGACGGCGCCAATCTCAACGCCCTGGTAGGGCTGGCCCAGCCGGGCCAGTTCGGCGGGGACGTGTCCCACCTGAACCTGCACAAGACCTTCTGCATCCCGCACGGCGGCGGGGGACCCGGCGTCGGGCCCGTTGCCGCCAAGGCGCACCTGGCACCGTTCATGCCGGGCGACGCGAACAAGGCGGCGCACGAAGCCGGGCACGGTGTGGCGATCTCGGCGTCCCGGTTCGGTTCGGCCGGCGTGCTGCCGATTTCCTGGGCCTACGTGAAGCTGATGGGCGGTGAGGGCCTGACCGAGGCCACCAAGTCCGCGCTGCTGGCGGCCAACTACGTCGCGTCCCGCCTGAACGAATACTTCCCGGTCCTGTACACCGGTGAAGGCGGGCTGGTGGCGCACGAGTGCATCCTGGACCTGCGCGAACTCACGGCGAAGACGGGAGTCACGGCCGAGGACGTGGCCAAGCGGCTGATCGACTTCGGTTTCCACGCCCCCACCCTTTCGTTCCCTGTCGCGGGCACGCTGATGGTGGAGCCCACCGAGTCCGAGGACCTGGCCGAGATCGACCGCTTCATCGAGGCCATGATCAGCATCCGCAAGGAAATCGACCAGGTGGCCAGCGGCGACATCACCCTGGAGGCATCCCCGGTGCGCAACGCACCCCACACGGCCGCCGCCGTCGTCAGCTCTGGCTGGGACCGCGCCTACCCGCGGGAGCAGGCGGCCTTCCCCGTTGCCTCGCTCCGCCAGGACAAGTATTTCCCGCCCGTCGGCCGGATCGACGGCGCCGCCGGCGACCGGAACCTGGTCTGCTCCTGCCCGCCCCTCGAAGCGTTCGAGGACAGCACAGCCGAATTTGAGAACTGA
- the cycA gene encoding D-serine/D-alanine/glycine transporter has translation MAIHPPTSNGEPARSQGAATAARSEPPHLERQLTNRHIQLIAIGGAIGTGLFMGSGKTISAAGPSVIFVYMIIGFMLFFVMRAMGELLLSNLNYKSFSDFAADLLGPWAGFFTGWTYWFCWVITGIADVIAIAGYSKELWPALPLWIPGLATVGILLLLNLATVKAFGETEFWFALIKIVAIAALIIVGLFMIFTGFQSDAGTASFTNLWSHGGFFPNEFMGFVAGFQIAVFAFVGIELVGTTAAEAKNPERTLPKAINAIPVRVLLFYVGALVILMAVTPWTQFAAGHSPFIGMFSLAGLGAAATVVNLVVLTSAMSSANSGIYSTSRMVFGLAQEGDAPGIFSRLSTRKVPSNALFLSCVLLLSGVVLMYAGQDVGMAFEMVTTVSAVCFVFVWSIILASYISFRRRRPHLHAASKFKMPGGIPAVWVVYAFFAFVLWALTTQPDTLVALLVTPIWFVILGVAWAILRRRPAHLARFEVFRAELQADQATAARSGGQDAGAAGREVQQAGK, from the coding sequence ATGGCGATTCATCCCCCCACGTCCAACGGCGAACCAGCCCGCAGCCAAGGCGCTGCCACGGCAGCCCGCAGCGAGCCTCCCCACCTGGAGCGGCAGCTCACCAACCGGCATATCCAGCTCATCGCCATCGGCGGCGCGATCGGCACGGGCCTGTTCATGGGTTCCGGCAAGACCATCTCCGCGGCCGGCCCATCCGTGATCTTCGTATACATGATCATCGGCTTCATGCTTTTCTTCGTCATGCGGGCCATGGGTGAACTGCTGCTCAGCAACCTGAACTACAAGTCCTTCAGTGATTTCGCCGCCGATCTCCTGGGGCCGTGGGCCGGATTCTTCACGGGCTGGACGTACTGGTTCTGCTGGGTGATCACCGGAATCGCCGACGTCATCGCCATCGCAGGGTACTCAAAGGAACTTTGGCCGGCGCTGCCACTTTGGATCCCGGGCCTGGCCACGGTGGGCATCCTGCTCCTGCTGAACCTCGCCACCGTCAAGGCGTTCGGCGAGACCGAGTTCTGGTTCGCCCTCATCAAGATCGTCGCCATCGCAGCCCTGATCATCGTGGGACTCTTCATGATCTTCACCGGTTTCCAGAGCGACGCGGGCACCGCAAGCTTCACCAACCTGTGGAGCCATGGCGGGTTCTTCCCCAATGAGTTCATGGGCTTCGTGGCCGGATTCCAGATCGCAGTCTTCGCCTTCGTAGGCATCGAACTGGTGGGAACCACCGCCGCCGAGGCCAAGAACCCCGAGCGCACGCTGCCCAAGGCCATCAACGCCATCCCCGTCCGCGTGCTGCTCTTCTATGTCGGTGCGCTGGTCATCCTGATGGCGGTCACCCCGTGGACCCAGTTCGCCGCCGGCCACAGCCCCTTTATCGGGATGTTCTCCCTGGCCGGCCTCGGCGCCGCGGCCACGGTGGTCAACCTGGTGGTCCTGACTTCGGCGATGTCCTCCGCGAACTCCGGCATCTACTCCACGTCCCGCATGGTCTTCGGCCTGGCCCAGGAAGGCGATGCCCCCGGTATCTTCAGCCGGCTCTCCACGAGGAAGGTGCCCAGCAACGCGCTGTTCCTGTCCTGCGTCCTGCTGCTGTCCGGCGTCGTACTCATGTATGCCGGCCAGGATGTTGGCATGGCCTTTGAAATGGTGACCACCGTGTCTGCGGTCTGCTTCGTCTTCGTCTGGTCGATCATCCTCGCCAGCTACATCTCCTTCCGGCGCCGCCGGCCGCACCTGCATGCGGCGTCGAAGTTCAAGATGCCCGGTGGCATTCCCGCCGTGTGGGTGGTGTACGCATTCTTCGCCTTCGTCCTTTGGGCCCTTACCACCCAGCCCGACACTCTCGTTGCACTGCTGGTAACCCCCATCTGGTTCGTCATCCTGGGCGTGGCTTGGGCCATCCTGCGGCGCCGTCCCGCCCACCTGGCCCGCTTCGAGGTCTTCCGTGCCGAGCTTCAGGCAGACCAGGCCACTGCCGCGCGCAGCGGCGGCCAGGACGCCGGGGCGGCGGGGCGCGAGGTCCAGCAGGCCGGGAAGTAA
- a CDS encoding 5-oxoprolinase subunit PxpA, translating into MDLNADVGQSFGSWTAGGDPAMLQLATSANVACGLHAGDPVTMLDSCRAAYELDVTVGAHLGYRDLAGYGRRMLGMSFDELFGDVLYQLGALDGVAHAVGASVDYVKAHGALYDTTIHDAEQASAVVAAVNAYDPGLPFLGFPGSELLKQAKEAGHPVFVEAFADRAYLADGGLVPLSEDAAVLYDVDAVVERAVRLATQGEVVAVDGSVIAVRPDSLCIHGGTPDAVEMAARIRAGLQDAGVGLESFA; encoded by the coding sequence TTGGATCTCAACGCTGACGTAGGCCAATCATTCGGCTCCTGGACCGCGGGAGGCGATCCGGCGATGCTCCAGCTGGCAACCAGCGCCAACGTAGCCTGTGGCCTCCACGCGGGGGATCCCGTCACCATGCTCGACAGCTGCAGGGCCGCGTACGAACTTGATGTCACCGTCGGCGCGCACCTGGGCTACCGGGACCTGGCCGGCTACGGGCGCCGCATGCTTGGCATGAGCTTCGACGAGCTCTTCGGGGACGTGCTGTACCAGCTGGGCGCGCTCGACGGGGTTGCGCATGCCGTGGGCGCCTCCGTGGACTATGTGAAGGCGCATGGAGCGCTGTACGACACCACGATCCATGACGCCGAGCAGGCCTCCGCCGTAGTGGCTGCGGTCAACGCCTACGATCCAGGCCTTCCGTTCCTGGGCTTCCCGGGCTCGGAGCTGCTGAAGCAGGCCAAGGAAGCCGGGCACCCGGTGTTCGTTGAGGCTTTCGCCGACCGTGCCTACCTCGCCGACGGCGGCCTGGTGCCGCTCTCCGAGGACGCTGCCGTCCTGTACGACGTCGATGCGGTGGTCGAACGGGCCGTCCGCCTGGCCACGCAAGGCGAAGTGGTTGCCGTGGACGGATCCGTAATTGCGGTACGGCCCGACTCCCTGTGCATTCACGGTGGGACCCCTGACGCCGTAGAAATGGCGGCCCGGATCAGGGCAGGACTTCAGGACGCAGGCGTCGGGTTGGAGTCCTTCGCGTAG
- a CDS encoding DUF445 domain-containing protein: protein MQVNSEATTGPTTQDSPAEAAQQVRPGTMAAGAVVSRQPGAGDAEKAAALRKMKLLALSLLIAMAVIFVFAFALQKDYPWLQYVRAAAEGGMVGALADWFAVTALFKYPMGIKIPHTAIIPRRKDQIGASLGEFVETNFLSEQVVQEKLASVNIARRAGVWLAGPGGAERVAKEGAAVIRGAFKVLNDDDVQAVIEGMVRKHLLTPPWGPPVGRLAERIFHDGHHHTLVDLLVDRAADWVDDNHETVTRLVSDRSPTWVPQFVDGLVGDKVYIEILKFVRAVQADPRHQVRQSIDKYLNDLAQDLQHDPAMIARAEDIKAQVLGDPEVRELASRTWGTVKNALLGAVDDPDSELTIKFKAAVRDFGSRLVDDPELAGKVNAWIGDAAGYLVRTYRSDIAGVITDTVARWDAEETSQKIELQVGKDLQFIRINGTVVGSLAGLGIFTVAQLIFG from the coding sequence ATGCAGGTGAACTCTGAGGCAACTACTGGGCCAACCACGCAGGATTCCCCCGCCGAGGCCGCGCAGCAGGTGCGCCCTGGCACTATGGCGGCAGGCGCCGTCGTAAGCCGCCAGCCCGGTGCCGGCGACGCCGAGAAAGCGGCAGCGCTGCGGAAGATGAAGCTGCTGGCGCTGAGCCTGCTGATCGCCATGGCCGTGATTTTTGTCTTTGCGTTCGCGCTGCAGAAGGACTACCCGTGGCTGCAGTATGTGCGCGCGGCGGCCGAGGGCGGAATGGTGGGCGCGCTGGCCGACTGGTTCGCCGTGACGGCCCTGTTCAAGTACCCCATGGGCATCAAGATTCCCCACACCGCCATCATTCCCCGCCGGAAGGACCAGATCGGGGCCTCGCTGGGCGAGTTCGTGGAGACCAATTTCCTCTCCGAGCAGGTGGTCCAGGAGAAGCTGGCCAGCGTCAACATCGCGCGCCGGGCCGGCGTTTGGCTGGCTGGCCCTGGTGGTGCCGAACGCGTGGCCAAGGAGGGAGCTGCCGTTATCCGCGGCGCCTTCAAGGTTTTGAATGACGACGACGTCCAGGCCGTCATCGAGGGCATGGTGCGCAAGCATCTGCTCACCCCGCCGTGGGGACCTCCCGTGGGCAGGCTGGCGGAGCGCATCTTCCATGACGGGCACCATCACACGCTGGTGGACCTGCTGGTGGACCGCGCGGCGGACTGGGTGGACGATAACCACGAAACCGTCACCCGCCTGGTGTCCGACCGCTCCCCCACGTGGGTTCCGCAGTTCGTGGACGGACTGGTGGGCGACAAGGTCTATATCGAGATCCTGAAGTTCGTCCGTGCCGTCCAGGCTGACCCCCGCCACCAGGTGCGGCAGTCAATCGACAAGTACCTCAACGACCTGGCACAGGACCTGCAGCATGACCCCGCGATGATTGCGCGCGCGGAAGACATCAAGGCGCAGGTCCTGGGCGACCCCGAAGTGCGCGAACTGGCCTCGCGGACCTGGGGAACGGTCAAGAACGCGCTGCTGGGCGCCGTGGATGATCCGGACAGCGAACTCACCATCAAGTTCAAGGCTGCGGTGCGCGATTTTGGGTCACGGCTCGTGGACGACCCCGAACTGGCCGGGAAGGTCAACGCATGGATCGGTGACGCCGCCGGGTACCTGGTCCGCACCTACCGTTCGGACATCGCAGGCGTTATTACGGACACCGTGGCTCGGTGGGATGCCGAGGAAACCTCGCAGAAGATCGAGCTCCAGGTGGGTAAGGACCTGCAGTTCATCCGCATCAACGGCACCGTGGTGGGGTCCCTGGCCGGGCTGGGGATTTTCACGGTGGCACAGCTGATCTTTGGGTAG
- a CDS encoding glycerophosphodiester phosphodiesterase family protein has translation MTIDESVPQRPLVFAHRGSSGAYAEHTRAAYLQALADGADGVECDVHLTRDQHLVLLHDANLDRTSDGTGPVAERTLRELHQLDFSSWKGVRIPEEYGARSEQLLTLPELLDILRGAGRPVKLAIELKHPSPYQLKLEDRVLEVLRSEGWDPQSSTVDNVAVTFMSFSPDSVRHLLQSVPPQYICQLVDDLTIHEIRGGLGLGLITGSAVANLMKATQLEGERILDDREVGMAGPGIDYVRERPATIRRWLDSGRRFRVWTVDSPEDVALCQELGIHEITTNVPARVLDQLHAASPQGK, from the coding sequence ATGACAATTGACGAGTCAGTGCCGCAGCGGCCGCTGGTCTTTGCCCATCGTGGTTCCAGCGGCGCATACGCCGAACACACCCGGGCCGCCTACCTGCAGGCATTGGCTGACGGGGCCGACGGGGTGGAGTGCGACGTCCACCTCACCCGGGACCAGCACCTGGTCCTGCTCCATGACGCCAACCTGGACCGGACGTCGGACGGGACCGGGCCGGTGGCTGAACGGACCCTGCGCGAGCTGCACCAGCTGGACTTCTCATCCTGGAAGGGGGTCCGCATTCCCGAAGAGTATGGAGCACGTTCGGAACAGCTGCTGACCCTCCCGGAGCTGCTGGACATCCTCCGCGGGGCGGGCCGCCCGGTGAAACTCGCCATCGAGCTCAAGCATCCCAGTCCCTACCAGCTCAAACTGGAGGACCGCGTGCTGGAGGTGCTCCGCAGCGAGGGCTGGGACCCGCAAAGCTCCACCGTGGACAACGTGGCCGTGACCTTCATGAGCTTCAGCCCGGACTCGGTCCGCCACCTGCTCCAGTCCGTCCCGCCGCAATACATCTGCCAACTGGTGGACGACCTCACCATCCATGAGATCCGCGGCGGGCTGGGCCTGGGCCTCATTACGGGGAGCGCCGTCGCCAACCTCATGAAGGCCACCCAGCTGGAGGGTGAACGGATCCTGGACGACCGGGAAGTAGGAATGGCCGGCCCCGGCATCGACTACGTCAGGGAGCGCCCGGCCACAATCCGCCGATGGCTGGACTCCGGGCGGCGCTTCCGGGTGTGGACCGTGGACTCCCCGGAGGATGTGGCACTTTGCCAGGAGCTGGGCATCCACGAGATCACCACCAACGTGCCGGCCCGCGTCCTGGACCAGCTCCACGCAGCCTCTCCGCAGGGAAAGTAG